The following are encoded together in the Lactuca sativa cultivar Salinas chromosome 1, Lsat_Salinas_v11, whole genome shotgun sequence genome:
- the LOC111912804 gene encoding pto-interacting protein 1 isoform X1: MSCFSCCGEDDMHKSYDNGPYMANNAAGNNGGYRTTEAAPKDTQAVAIQPIAVPTVQVDELKEITDNFGTKSLIGEGSYGRVYHGVLRSGQAAAIKKLDSSKQPDQEFLAQVSMVSRLKHDHVVELLGYCVDGGLRVLAYEYASNGSLHDILHGRKGVKGAQPGPVLSWSQRVKIAVGAAKGLEYLHEKAQPHIIHRDIKSSNVLLFDEDVAKIADFDLSNQAPDMAARLHSTRVLGTFGYHAPEYAMTGQLSSKSDVYSFGVVLLELLTGRKPVDHTLPRGQQSLVTWATPKLSEDKVKQCVDTRLNGEYPPKAVAKMAAVAALCVQYEADFRPNMSIVVKALQPLLNARHGPQTEAPHL, from the exons ATGCATAAGTCTTACGACAATGGACCTTACATGGCAAATAACGCAGCAG GAAACAATGGAGGCTATCGCACGACTGAAGCCGCACCAAAGGACACACAGGCTGTAGCCATTCAGCCCATCGCTGTTCCTACTGTCCAGGTGGACGAATTGAAGGAAATTACTGATAATTTTGGTACAAAGTCATTAATTGGTGAGGGATCATATGGAAGAGTCTACCATGGTGTTTTAAGAAGCGGACAAGCTGCAGCTATTAAAAAGTTAGACTCTAGTAAGCAACCAGATCAGGAGTTTTTAGCTCAG GTTTCTATGGTATCAAGGCTTAAACATGATCATGTCGTTGAGCTACTTGGATACTGTGTAGATGGTGGTTTGAGAGTACTTGCTTATGAGTACGCTTCAAATGGATCTCTTCACGATATTCTTCATG GAAGGAAAGGTGTAAAAGGTGCACAACCAGGTCCAGTTTTATCATGGTCTCAGAGAGTTAAAATTGCAGTTGGGGCTGCAAAAGGACTCGAATACTTACATGAAAAAGCACAGCCTCATATTATTCATCGTGATATAAAGTCAAGTAATGTGCTTCTTTTTGATGAAGATGTTGCAAAGATTGCAGATTTTGACTTGTCAAACCAAGCTCCTGACATGGCAGCAAGACTTCATTCCACGCGTGTTCTTGGAACCTTTGGCTATCATGCACCTGAGTATGCCATGACTGGACAGCTCAGCTCAAAGAGTGATGTCTACAGCTTTGGAGTTGTTCTTTTGGAACTCTTGACTGGACGAAAACCCGTTGACCATACTTTGCCACGTGGTCAACAGAGTCTAGTCACTTGG GCAACACCAAAACTTAGTGAAGATAAGGTGAAACAGTGTGTTGACACTCGACTGAATGGAGAATACCCTCCAAAGGCAGTTGCCAAG ATGGCGGCAGTTGCAGCCTTGTGTGTGCAATATGAAGCTGATTTCAGGCCAAATATGAGCATTGTTGTTAAAGCATTGCAGCCATTGTTGAATGCTCGACATGGACCTCAAACAGAAGCACCACACTTGTGA
- the LOC111912804 gene encoding pto-interacting protein 1 isoform X2: MSCFSCCGEDDMHKSYDNGPYMANNAAGNNGGYRTTEAAPKDTQAVAIQPIAVPTVQVDELKEITDNFGTKSLIGEGSYGRVYHGVLRSGQAAAIKKLDSSKQPDQEFLAQVSMVSRLKHDHVVELLGYCVDGGLRVLAYEYASNGSLHDILHGKKGVKGAQPGPVLSWSQRVKIAVGAAKGLEYLHEKAQPHIIHRDIKSSNVLLFDEDVAKIADFDLSNQAPDMAARLHSTRVLGTFGYHAPEYAMTGQLSSKSDVYSFGVVLLELLTGRKPVDHTLPRGQQSLVTWATPKLSEDKVKQCVDTRLNGEYPPKAVAKMAAVAALCVQYEADFRPNMSIVVKALQPLLNARHGPQTEAPHL, from the exons ATGCATAAGTCTTACGACAATGGACCTTACATGGCAAATAACGCAGCAG GAAACAATGGAGGCTATCGCACGACTGAAGCCGCACCAAAGGACACACAGGCTGTAGCCATTCAGCCCATCGCTGTTCCTACTGTCCAGGTGGACGAATTGAAGGAAATTACTGATAATTTTGGTACAAAGTCATTAATTGGTGAGGGATCATATGGAAGAGTCTACCATGGTGTTTTAAGAAGCGGACAAGCTGCAGCTATTAAAAAGTTAGACTCTAGTAAGCAACCAGATCAGGAGTTTTTAGCTCAG GTTTCTATGGTATCAAGGCTTAAACATGATCATGTCGTTGAGCTACTTGGATACTGTGTAGATGGTGGTTTGAGAGTACTTGCTTATGAGTACGCTTCAAATGGATCTCTTCACGATATTCTTCATGGCAA GAAAGGTGTAAAAGGTGCACAACCAGGTCCAGTTTTATCATGGTCTCAGAGAGTTAAAATTGCAGTTGGGGCTGCAAAAGGACTCGAATACTTACATGAAAAAGCACAGCCTCATATTATTCATCGTGATATAAAGTCAAGTAATGTGCTTCTTTTTGATGAAGATGTTGCAAAGATTGCAGATTTTGACTTGTCAAACCAAGCTCCTGACATGGCAGCAAGACTTCATTCCACGCGTGTTCTTGGAACCTTTGGCTATCATGCACCTGAGTATGCCATGACTGGACAGCTCAGCTCAAAGAGTGATGTCTACAGCTTTGGAGTTGTTCTTTTGGAACTCTTGACTGGACGAAAACCCGTTGACCATACTTTGCCACGTGGTCAACAGAGTCTAGTCACTTGG GCAACACCAAAACTTAGTGAAGATAAGGTGAAACAGTGTGTTGACACTCGACTGAATGGAGAATACCCTCCAAAGGCAGTTGCCAAG ATGGCGGCAGTTGCAGCCTTGTGTGTGCAATATGAAGCTGATTTCAGGCCAAATATGAGCATTGTTGTTAAAGCATTGCAGCCATTGTTGAATGCTCGACATGGACCTCAAACAGAAGCACCACACTTGTGA